The Pseudomonadota bacterium DNA segment TCGCTGGCCCGATGGACTTCGACAACATCGACAACGTCCACCGAATGGCGGCACTTCTCGGCTACTCTGGAGCAGCAGAGAACCTGAGAGAGCTAGTCGGTCATCTTCAGCTCGGGACTGATCTATCGCTTGCGATAGCTGTTGGCGGACTCGCTGCTGCTAGGCGGTGGCTTGATTTCAGGGAACTGATCTACACGCAGATGATCGGGCATCCTAGCTGCGTCGCATACAATGCGTATCTGCAGGATCTAGTTCGAGAGGCCGTGAAAGGTGACGTAGTTACTGCTCGAGATTGGTGGCTCAGCGATGTCGAGTTCGAGCAGAAAGTGGAGGCGAGCGAGGCGCTTAGGGAACTCGCGATTCAACAGAAGGTTGGCTGCCTCTACAGCTTGATCGACTATGCGTGGATCGAAGCCGATCCCGCATCCGCCGTTGGGTCTCCGGAACAGGCCACGTTGGGGGAGCAGGTCGTTGACGCGATCGGGCCGCCACCGAGCCACGGCCTCGCGCAGCGAGTGTGGGTAGAGCGCGACAAGACGACGAGGCAACTCACCCTGGAGGTTGGCGGAAGGCAGATTTCCCTAGGCCGGCCTTCTCTCGTCGTCTTAGTAGCTCTCATCAATCCCGGTATCGTTGCGAAGCGATCCCTTAAGGAGCTGCGAGCTGAGCGGGGCCTTCGGAACTGGCGCAAACACGTAGCTTCGTGCATCAGAGAGCAGGGCCTGCTCGAGGTCTCGCAGCTCCTCTTCCCCGAGGATATTGAAGCGCGCATAGCGCGGCGTAGCGGAAGCCATGGCCAGCTCAGCTTGCTCTAGGCGTGCCCTTGAGGGGATAGACTGGGACTTCGCGAATGTCGAAAACCGCGGAATCCATCTGATCCATTGGTATCCGGCTACGTTCGTATCTGCGATTCCGGGTTCTCTAATCCCCATGCTCACAAACGAGGGCGACTTCGTCGTCGATCCCTTCTGCGGTAGCGGAGCGACCTTGGTCGAGGCCGTGCGGTTGGGGCGGACTACTCACG contains these protein-coding regions:
- a CDS encoding HD domain-containing protein; protein product: MKFRDVVHGAIDFGTDVTAELLEELVHTPEVQRLRFMRMLNQDAMYMQELATARRFAHAVGTCHTALQVARRSGIGQDDVSTIAAAALLHDIGIHPYGHLVETELRRRDPDVSHESLVRQLIFGTYHPLNLYHQILPARSLRVAAVLQKFGVSADKLISLVSPDAGGASAIAGPMDFDNIDNVHRMAALLGYSGAAENLRELVGHLQLGTDLSLAIAVGGLAAARRWLDFRELIYTQMIGHPSCVAYNAYLQDLVREAVKGDVVTARDWWLSDVEFEQKVEASEALRELAIQQKVGCLYSLIDYAWIEADPASAVGSPEQATLGEQVVDAIGPPPSHGLAQRVWVERDKTTRQLTLEVGGRQISLGRPSLVVLVALINPGIVAKRSLKELRAERGLRNWRKHVASCIREQGLLEVSQLLFPEDIEARIARRSGSHGQLSLL